The Populus trichocarpa isolate Nisqually-1 chromosome 2, P.trichocarpa_v4.1, whole genome shotgun sequence genome has a window encoding:
- the LOC7480033 gene encoding 40S ribosomal protein S18 gives MALVANEEFQHILRVLNTNVDGKQKIMFALTSIKGIGRRFANIVCKKADVDMNKRAGELSAEELDKLMTIVANPRQFKIPDWFLNRQKDYKDGKYSQVVSNALDMKLRDDLERLKKIRNHRGLRHYWGLRVRGQHTKTTGRRGKTVGVSKKR, from the exons ATG GCTCTTGTAGCAAATGAGGAATTCCAACACATTCTTCGTGTTCTGAACACCAACGTTGATGGCAAACAGAAGATTATGTTTGCTCTTACCTCCATCAAAGGTATTGGTCGCCGTTTTGCGAACATTGTCTGCAAGAAGGCCGATGTAGACATGAACAAGAG AGCTGGTGAACTGTCAGCTGAGGAGCTTGACAAGCTTATGACAATTGTTGCTAATCCTCGCCAGTTCAAGATTCCAGACTGGTTCCTTAACAGGCAGAAGGATTACAAAGATGGAAAGTACTCTCAGGTTGTTTCCAATGCATTGGACATGAAGCTGAGGGATGATCTTGAGCGTTTGAAGAAGATCAG GAATCACCGTGGTCTCCGTCACTATTGGGGTCTTCGAGTGCGAGGACAGCACACCAAAACCACTGGCCGTAGGGGGAAGACTGTTGGTGTCTCCAAGAAGCGATGA